Below is a window of Aphelocoma coerulescens isolate FSJ_1873_10779 chromosome 29, UR_Acoe_1.0, whole genome shotgun sequence DNA.
CCCTGGCTCTACCAcggcacagacacagcactgggggttggggtcagggacaccccaaaatcgcccaagGTCACCAAAAGCACCTAAGGGACCCCAAAgtttcccacccaaacccacccaggcCCTCCCAGGAgacctcccagcccctctccaggaCATCTGTCCGTGGGCTGGTGAGGTCAGGACCACCGTGGGCCACCCCAAGCCCCTTCAAGGAGCCCCCAACCTCCCTGAGAAGCCCCCAAACATCCTGAAGAGCCCCCCCAAGCCCCGTGGAGCCCAGCCCTCACCAGGATATCGAGGCAGGCGGCCTTGAGCAGAGTGATCTGGTCAGCCATGCTGAGCCCCGTGAACCCCGGCAGCCGCTTCGCAAACTCCACGATCTTGATGATGCACTTGGTGGCCAATTCGCTGAACttgtcccacagccccaggtCCAGCTGCACCCGGTGGTCAGCGCTCGAGTtctggggggcagggggggcccTGGCTCTGTTAGGGGGGTTGTTCAGGACCCCCTGGAACCTCTGGGACCCCAACCCCAGTACCCTGAacctgtcccacagccccaggtCCAGCTGCACCCGGCGGTCAGCGCTTGAGTTCTGGGGGGCACGGGCTCCGTTGTGGGGGGTCAGGGTGGACTGGGACCCCATGAGACCCCAATCTCAGTAACCCCCAGCCTCAGGTCCAGCTGACCATGTGGTCAATGCTCAATTTATGGGGGACACAGGCTCAGTTATGGGGGTTCAGGACCTGCTGGGACCCCCTCCTCAGTGACCGCCAGCCCTGAACTCAACCCCAGCCCCAAGTCCAGCTGTTCCCTTTACTCAGCACTTGAGTttttgggggtcagggggtgCAGAGACCCCGCTCTGGGCTCAAgagttggggtccctcccatgagtaatcccccaaaccctccccacaACCCCCAATGCTCAGTCCCAGtgcacccctccccccaaactTGTCCCCCAGCCCTCCAGCGCTCGTGTTTTGGAGAGGTCAGGACGGAACAGGGACCCAACTGTGGGTCTGAGGGTTGGGGTCCCCGCCAAAGGGACTCCCAAAACTCCCTGGGGACAGAAAGCTGGTGCCCCACTACCCCTGAACATGtaccccagccccagctgcccccagcgcTCGTGTTTGGGGGGGaacaggagggagcagcagccctgccctgggtcCAAGGGTTGGGGGGAGGGTTGGGGTTCCCCCTCAGTCACCCCagactcccagccctgctcaccgTGGTGTACTTGCCCAGCTGGCCCAGTGAGGGGAAGGTCTCCTGGTGGGCTCTGCTGACCCTCCGCACCAGCTCGGCCAGCTCGGGGCTCAGCtcatccccccccaaatcctccttcaCCTCCTTCTTCCTCTTGTTCCGGTCGTTCTGCACGGCTggggggggatggggtgggatttgggggccaGGGGCATTGGCCGGATCCCTCCCAAGTGGGGTTTCCTCCCCACacctcccccaaaaatccccccatgGGACAGGAATATCCCCACCACGAGCATCCCCAGGCCCCCTGGGACACCACCAGGGCCCCTCCGTGAAGctttggggggtccccaacTTCGGGGGACCCCTGCCCGGACCCCCTCTTACCTTCCTTGGACATTCCGACCTGGAAGCACTTCTGGAGGCGGCAGAACTGGCACCGGTTCCGCGTGACCTTGTTGATCTGGCAGTTCCGCTCGCGGTGACACGTGTACACCATGTTCTTCTGGATGCTCCGCCGGAAAAACCCCTGGAGGGGGAAAGCggggggttggagggggccAGGGCACCCCCAAACTGGGGGCACTAGCGTCACATCCCCAGGGATCCCAGTAAGGCTCCCCAGTATCCCAGGGTGGGGCACAGGACTTGGGGGGTTCCCATTGTCCCTGAGGGGTCCCCATCCCCCAGGGGGGGTCCCACTCACCCCACAGGGTCCCCAAGTGCCCCCTTTACAGCAGCCCAGTGCTGGGTTCCCACTCCCCCACTCATTCCTCGAGTGGGTCTCCACTGCCTGGGGGGGTCCCCTTTTCTTGGGGCAGGTCCCCAGTGCCCCTGGGAGCCCCCAGGGCCTCCTCCGAGTGCTgggtcccccctgccccccgccGTCCCTGCCCCCACGCACCTTGCAGCCCTCGCAGGAGCTCACTCCATAGTGGTACCCGGAGCTGCGGTCGCTGCACACGAAGCAAGGCTTGTGCACacggggggggggcggtggcgaGGGGGGGCCCGTGTCCCCCAAAACCCGCCCAGGGGAGGgctccagggctgggggggaaaAGGTGGGGGAGTTAGGCAGCCCCTCTCAGCCCCACTCCAAAGGGGCCCCGTCCCATGtcggggggtgggggaaactgaggcacaggtgGGGTGTGATTTTGGGCGTCTCGCTGTCACCTCCATGGCCCTAAAACCTGAGTTGCAAAGCCCCAAAATCGGGGGTTGGGCAGTGGGTGGCTGGAATCCGGGGGTGCCACCGTGGGGGGGGGGACGTATCAGTgtacccctccctcccccccggcccccccacaaaccccaaaacctgggctcggggtgtccccagctcccccacaccccaaaaTTCTGGAGAAGGAgggtccccagcccccccaaatccctcccgcGCAGTGCCGGGGGAGGAGCCCCCCCGCGCACAGCCCGGGCGGcgctgggggaggggcagctggtttcagattttttttggggtgggttttgtgtgttttgctaaaaaaaactaaaattgcTGAAATTGAGGAAATTCCGGCCTCGAGCGGCGCGTTTGTAACCGCGGGGCAgagggggagcggggggggggggggggcccgcCCAGCGCGGGCCACGGGCACCCCGAAATAACGCGGGGGCGCGGGGGAGGCCCCCCACCCTAAAAACGGGGCCGAAATTGGGGACCACACCCCGCTCCCCTCCACGGGGACCCCCCCGCGCGCACCCCAGGTTTGGGGTGGGCTGGCTGCGACCCCCTCATCAATGCTGGGGACTCCCCGCCGAGGGCTGGGGGGTTCATTGCGGGGGGCGGGCACGTTTGGGGGCCCCCACCGTGCGTGTTCTCTCCATAGGTTTGATTTTTGAACGGGGGGTACCCCAAATTAAAGCACTCATCCCCCAAAAaagcagcaccccaaaaacatccGGGGGGCCCACGGCGCTGTGGGCACCCCCATTTGCCGGGGGACGCCCCGCTCCAAGGCGCGGTGCCCCCTCCGGCCTCACACGGGGGGCAGGGAAGCTCCCCCGCCCGGGGGGGAATCTGGGGGGCCGCGGGGGTCCCCCCGCCAAAGCCCGGGGGGGGGACGCCCCCCCCGCCCTGCTGAAAAGGGGGACCCCCCCCACGCCGCCTCCGCGCCAAGGGGGGCTCGGGCGGGTTTGGGACGGCCCCGCAGGGGTTAAAGTGCCACATTGGCagcgcggggggggcgcgggggggcgcggggggggcgggcgCGGCCCGGACCGGAACCAGTTGGGccggggaactgggaggggggaGGACATGGGAGGGGGCAACGCAGCACGGgccctggggaagggggggattgagggggatttgaggggattccCTCCCGTCCCAACCTGTTCGTGCCCAGATCTACACGCGGAGGGCTCCTGTGGGACCCCACGCTCCGTGCGTCCCCCCAAAACCGGGTGCCTCTTTCTACCCCCACAAAGGGGTCTGCgacccctccaaaaaaacaaGGTTCGGGGCCCCTGAGCCCCTCCAAAACAGGGTCCAGGGCCCCCGACCCCCCCCAAGAGGGGTCCTGTGTGGtccatgtccctgtgccccccccaaaaaacggcTCCCCCCAAAGGGCTCCTGGAGGCCGCGACCTCCCCCAAAAAGGCTCCAGGCCCCGCGACCCCCGCCAAAGGGATTCCCCCAGGGCGGTCCCCACGTCCCTGCGCCCCCCCGCAAAACGGCTCTGGGACCCTGCAGCCCCCCAAAGCCGAGTCCTCTCAGGCCGGCTCCCAcctggggagaatttggggatgTCCCCCCCTTACACAATCGGCACCCACCGCGCACACGCCCCCCGCCCACCCCCGGCGTCATTCCCGCACACCCCAGGTTGGTCCACGCGAGtcactccccccacccccccccaccgTCACCCCCGCGAGGCCACCCCGGCCCCCCCGGGTCCCCCTCACCCCCCCTTCACGCGCGTTTACACACTCGGACACgctccccaccccagcccccggCACACCCACGCACCCACTCGCGGACACGGAACCGCCCCCACGCCCGCACCGGCCCCCTCCGCTCACCGCACCCCGCCActccctctcacactcattTGCACTCTCGGGGGCACTCccagagacccctccccacgGCCTCGCCCCCCCACGCTCCCCACACCCACGCGCGGTCCCCCTCGCGTGCCGCAAGCACCGCACGCTCACGCCGGCACTCACTTGCACACCCACAGGGGCTTCCCCGCACCCCTCGCACCCACTCGCGACACGAACACTCCCACGCACCCAGAGCACATTCGCAGCCGCTCTCACACCCATTTGCACACTCACTCCACACCTGGACACGCTTCCCCGCCCCCCTCATGCCCACACCCACTCGCGTTCTGGCGCTTCCcacccccctcacccccccTTCGCTCCCGGGCCCCCCCCGGTACCTCTACGGGCGGGGCCCCCGCAGCCGGCGGGCACCGGGACCCTGCGCAGCGCGCAGCCCCCGCGGTTCGTCACGTCGTGCAGCcgccgcggagccgccgccgccgcctccacgcAGCCGAACATGCCGGGCCcgggcccccggccccgctcggccccgcCGCGATCGGCCCCGAGCGGCCCCGGAGGGTGCGgctgagggggcggggcctgcgggggcggggccggggtggGAGGAGGCCGAACGGGGCGGGGCTTGGAGGGGCGGGATCGTTTGAAATGGGTGCGGGGTGAGGGTGCGGGGCTTTTGGGGGGCGTGGCCTCGAGGGGAGGGGCGGGATCGTTTGAAATGGGTGCGGGGTGAGGTGGGCGGGGCTTTGGGGGCGCGGCCTCGAGGGGAGGGGCGGGATCGTTTGAAATGGGTGCGGGTGAGGTGGGCGGGGCTTTGGGGGGCGGGGCCTCGATGGGGGCGGGGCAGGAATGGGGCGTGGCCTCGGTGACGGCCGGGacagcggcggggcgggggcggggcgggggcggggccgggctaaATTGGAATGGGGCGTGGCCGGAGCGAGGGGCGGGGCTGAGCGGGGACGGGGCGGGGATTggagcggcgggcggggccgggggcgcggaCGCGGTGTCGCATTTACCTGTGCCACATGTGCCACACGGTATCACGCTGTGTGTCCCctccgcagcccaggagggagggGGCACCCAGGCtccgcccccggcccctcccagtccccccagtccccgtgtcacccccttcccagcccctccgAATTCCACCCCGTGCACTTCCATTCCCTCACAGTCCTCATGTCACCACCCGTCTCCCCGGTC
It encodes the following:
- the RARG gene encoding retinoic acid receptor gamma isoform X2; protein product: MFGCVEAAAAAPRRLHDVTNRGGCALRRVPVPAGCGGPARRALEPSPGRVLGDTGPPSPPPPPRVHKPCFVCSDRSSGYHYGVSSCEGCKGFFRRSIQKNMVYTCHRERNCQINKVTRNRCQFCRLQKCFQVGMSKEAVQNDRNKRKKEVKEDLGGDELSPELAELVRRVSRAHQETFPSLGQLGKYTTNSSADHRVQLDLGLWDKFSELATKCIIKIVEFAKRLPGFTGLSMADQITLLKAACLDILMLRICTRYTPEQDTMTFSDGLTLTRTQMHNAGFGPLTDLVFAFAGQLLPLQLDDTETGLLSAICLICGDRMELEQPRRVERLQEPLLEALRVYARRRRPRQPQRFPRMLLKITDLRGISTKGAERAITLRTEIPGPMPPLIREMLENPEIFTEVGGDSHPPPPDPPAAQDSPPGLPKSP